In a genomic window of Lycium ferocissimum isolate CSIRO_LF1 chromosome 9, AGI_CSIRO_Lferr_CH_V1, whole genome shotgun sequence:
- the LOC132069447 gene encoding eukaryotic translation initiation factor 5B-like: MHTWHYTKQIVAAVGTPIEIDMATKTMNRPSMAKIRVEIDLMKPLIHNVWIGTEDDNEPLKGYVQKIEYENIPKYCKHCKKLGHNLMECRVLERKKENEKKEVERMKQHTNPKEDVLKTDGKENGPNGKNEVQNRGRDQRSLPDQFRNRPRGKSEPPKVFKPTGAVFGIDKPMPISGKKQNEKNAEKGMSAEHQLGGMEQRNQDDSIREETKEQLDQNKESLQKEIESQGIPKEKVDSLDNTGKDQQEDQPMRQTVLINNPNELTVDLFEGKWLEFGNKKSKSRSGKKGRSPRQKGSNEKDSIMITQNSFDELMQEDENFSDNKNEGDTSKTTEERINAKETNIDENDEWADKESSEEENTSDSSEDMESESDEEEESDSEQEEQQKQIEKRDMPAKNNKFSMKEQSGEKEVNQNVPPKTRRQMKKSQDHSKRILNDQDS, encoded by the coding sequence ATGCACACATGGCATTATACTAAACAAATTGTTGCTGCGGTAGGTACGCCTATCGAAATTGATATGGCGACTAAAACGATGAATAGACCAAGTATGGCTAAGATCCGTGTTGAAATTGATTTAATGAAGCCTTTAATTCATAATGTCTGGATTGGTACTGAGGATGACAATGAACCTCTTAAAGGTTACGTTCAAAAaattgaatatgaaaatattccTAAGTATTGTAAGCATTGTAAGAAATTAGGACACAATCTGATGGAATGTCGTGTGttggaaaggaaaaaagaaaatgaaaagaaagaagtggaAAGGATGAAACAACACACCAACCCAAAAGAGGATGTGCTTAAAACGGATGGAAAAGAAAATGGTCCAAATGGGAAAAATGAGGTGCAGAACAGAGGAAGAGATCAAAGATCCCTGCCAGACCAGTTCAGAAATAGACCAAGGGGTAAAAGTGAGCCTCCTAAAGTTTTTAAGCCTACGGGTGCTGTATTTGGGATTGATAAGCCTATGCCAATATCTGGGAAAAAACAGAATGAAAAGAATGCTGAGAAAGGTATGAGTGCTGAGCATCAATTGGGTGGGATGGAGCAAAGGAACCAAGATGACTCTATTCGGGAAGAGACTAAGGAACAGCTTGATCAGAATAAGGAGAGTCTACAAAAAGAAATAGAATCTCAAGGAATTCCAAAAGAGAAGGTTGACAGTCTTGATAACACTGGGAAAGATCAGCAAGAAGATCAACCTATGAGGCAGACTGTTTTGATCAATAATCCAAATGAACTCACGGTTGATTTGTTCGAAGGTAAATGGCTGGAATTTGGGAACAAGAAATCGAAAAGCAGATCAGGGAAGAAGGGAAGAAGCCCAAGACAAAAGGGGAGCAATGAAAAAGATAGTATCATGATTACCCAAAATAGCTTTGATGAACTTATGCAGGAAGATGAAAATTTCAGTGATAACAAAAATGAGGGAGATACTAGCAAAACAACAGAAGAAAGAATCAATGCCAAGGAGACTAACATAGATGAAAACGATGAATGGGCTGATAAAGAGTCTTCCGAGGAAGAGAATACATCAGATAGCTCTGAAGATATGGAAAGTGAAAGTGACGAAGAAGAGGAATCAGACAGCGAACAGGAAGAGCAGCAGAAGCAAATAGAAAAACGTGATATGCCAGCTAAGAATAATAAGTTTTCTATGAAAGAACAGAGTGGGGAAAAGGAAGTGAATCAAAATGTACCTCCTAAGACAAGGAGACAAATGAAGAAATCACAAGATCATTCcaaaagaattttaaatgatCAAGATTCTTAA